GTTTTTTTAGAAAATGGCGGAATTTATTGCGTAGCAAATATTCGTGGTGGAGGGGAGTTTGGTGAGGATTGGCATAAGGCTGGTACAAAACTTCAAAAGCAAAATGTGTTTGATGATTTTATTGCCGCGGCGGAATATCTAATTAAAGAGAAATACACTAACAAAGACAAAATCGCTATTCACGGAAGATCAAACGGTGGATTATTAGCCGGTGCCTGTCTTACCCAACGTCCGGATTTATTTAAATGCGTTATCCCTCAAGTAGGAGTACTTGATATGCTCAAGTTCCATCAGTTCACCATCGGATGGGCATGGAAAGGGGATTATGGTTCAAGTGAAAATGAGGAACAATATCACTATCTGAAAAAATATTCTCCGGTTCACAATGTGAAAAAGCAAAACTATCCGGCTACCATGGTAATAACAGGCGATCACGATGATCGGGTTGTCCCTGCACACTCGTTTAAGTTTATTGCCGAATTGCAAGCGAAACAACAAGGCAATGAACCCGTTTTAATTCGCATCGATGCGGGAGGGGGACACGGATCGGGTAAGCCTTTATCAATGCAAATCGCGGAATATTCAGATATGTGGACATTCGTTTTTGCGAATTTGGGAATGACGATTAAATAAATTATTGCATCATGAAAATTTTAATTACAGGTTCAAATGGTCTGTTGGGACAAAAACTTGTTCTTGCACTAAAAAATGATCCCGAAGTAGAATTATTGGCTACCTCTTCCGGATTAAACCGGATGAAAAATCAAAGCGGATATAATTATCAATCCTTGGATATCACGAATAGAAATTCTGTTCAACAACTTTTTTCTGATTTTCTTCCCGATGTGGTGATAAATACTGCAGCTATGACCAATGTGGATGCCTGCGAAACCGATCGTGAAAATTGCTGGAACATCAATGTGAATGCAGTACAAAATCAGGTTTCAGTTTTAGAAGAATTGAGCAATAATCATACAGGATATCAACCGCATTTTATTCATCTGTCAACCGATTTTGTCTTCGATGGAGAAAGTGGTCCGTATAAGGAAGATGATCCGGTAAATCCATTAAGTTATTATGCTCTTTCTAAAGCGGAATCAGAAAAGTTGGTCATGCAATCTAAATTGAATTGGTCCATAGCCCGTACCATTATTGTTTATGGAATTGCAGATGAAATGAGCAGAACCAATATTGTTTTGTGGGCTAAAGGAGCGCTCGAAAAAGGTCAGCCTTTAACCATTGTCGATGATCAGTTCCGTATGCCTACATTGGCAGAAGATCTTGCGGCAGGATGTATTCTTATTGCAAAAAAGAAGAAAACCGGTATTTATCATTTATCGGGAAAGG
This Flavobacteriales bacterium DNA region includes the following protein-coding sequences:
- a CDS encoding prolyl oligopeptidase family serine peptidase, with amino-acid sequence VFLENGGIYCVANIRGGGEFGEDWHKAGTKLQKQNVFDDFIAAAEYLIKEKYTNKDKIAIHGRSNGGLLAGACLTQRPDLFKCVIPQVGVLDMLKFHQFTIGWAWKGDYGSSENEEQYHYLKKYSPVHNVKKQNYPATMVITGDHDDRVVPAHSFKFIAELQAKQQGNEPVLIRIDAGGGHGSGKPLSMQIAEYSDMWTFVFANLGMTIK
- a CDS encoding SDR family oxidoreductase, translating into MKILITGSNGLLGQKLVLALKNDPEVELLATSSGLNRMKNQSGYNYQSLDITNRNSVQQLFSDFLPDVVINTAAMTNVDACETDRENCWNINVNAVQNQVSVLEELSNNHTGYQPHFIHLSTDFVFDGESGPYKEDDPVNPLSYYALSKAESEKLVMQSKLNWSIARTIIVYGIADEMSRTNIVLWAKGALEKGQPLTIVDDQFRMPTLAEDLAAGCILIAKKKKTGIYHLSGKDFMNIVELVQRVARFFGLNPDLVQPIKSNTLNQAAKRPPKTGFILDKSIRELGYRPHSFEEGLQILKDQLSA